A genomic window from Plasmodium chabaudi chabaudi strain AS genome assembly, chromosome: 8 includes:
- a CDS encoding phosphoinositide-binding protein, putative, with product MELEHFNICINRVDSRDDKIYYIILVNYKDLKYEVSRRYSEFENLHCELMHLGYSALPNLPKKKLVSYNNHEYINYRKRILNNYIQDLFVRADIRCCATFLNFILFYDKINLSIDVVKTKLLNSVGPQKYSLSDLYINEKNNFIICVYEDKSNFSKLGKLWSIIEPDMIGEIKVFTYNNDLTSTFVETHKEQTIYKARNIIWSEKNNEAIISGDDGKIHIYKLNLELLILTYIKSIPCHNDTILKMSSINDNFFCTCGYDNAFRIIDLCDYKILSGGRCNKRLDNDKITTCHLFQYNNLVIGTNNSLFFIYNMSFNPPIYLDTKKLKNGNKIKCFTNTEKYMFIGYDNIIACYNYQYVNEVISTNSVEISDEQKMANAPQGTMSMENNRNDPYSINNYNTNKPKNITKLVVDNNMCAQYVPPLLYDNRVLSLSVNKDKKILYAGYEDAIVVWSITTGLIISSFHAHSNGVYFLKFMYSSELLLSGGNSGNLKIWKNDIDNFEVWKPQKNYKTKYTQENYREYNKNRNNDKFEQNQFHFDESDNNSNCGYCSTQSDSRSIDNLLEETNKKHEYNVFDTSNYKKNIVNYNASTKENIMKSSQSNIFYEQSTNSLNELTSDVTNLDICIITNKNEKKNINNNRDSYDKQGFTDHYYNTDINNSLKMDNLKYVSQNEPSSYDYISTENKNNYITSENEIKNYNIYSSQYDRNNMEYDHNTDLPTFDQNINPKNSIPYSSKHVSTKNYNYNNNYSPIKNSIQFDNTDSTLYMANINENDDSYNLKKNIVHVSDDDDDLISAFR from the coding sequence ATGGAATTGGagcattttaatatttgcaTAAACAGAGTAGATAGCAGAGAtgacaaaatttattacataattttagTTAACTACAAAGATCTTAAATATGAAGTAAGTCGAAGGTACAGtgaatttgaaaatttgCATTGTGAATTGATGCATTTGGGATACTCAGCATTACCAAACTTacctaaaaaaaaattagtgtcttataataatcatgaatatataaattatagaaaaagaatattgaataattatatcCAAGATTTATTTGTTAGAGCAGATATAAGATGTTGTgcaacttttttaaattttattttattttatgacaAGATAAATTTATCAATAGATGTTGTTAAAaccaaattattaaatagtgTAGGTCCCCAAAAATATTCCTTAAgtgatttatatattaatgaaaaaaataattttataatatgcgTATATGAAGACAAGAGTAATTTTAGTAAATTAGGAAAACTATGGTCAATAATTGAACCTGATATGATTGGAGAAATTAAagtatttacatataataatgatctTACTTCAACATTTGTTGAAACACATAAAGAACaaactatatataaagcaagaaatattatatggtccgaaaaaaataatgaagctATTATTTCTGGCGATGATggaaaaatacatatatataaactaaatttagaattattaattttaacatATATCAAAAGTATTCCTTGTCATAATGatactattttaaaaatgtctTCAATcaatgataattttttttgtacatGTGGATATGATAATGCTTTTAGAATAATCGATTTATgtgattataaaatattaagtgGTGGAAGATGTAATAAAAGATtagataatgataaaataactACTTGTCATTTGtttcaatataataatcttGTTATTGGTACAAATAAttccttattttttatatataatatgagtTTTAATCCTCCTATTTACTTAGATAcaaaaaaactaaaaaatggaaataaaattaagtgTTTTACTAATACTGAAAAATACATGTTTATTGgttatgataatataattgcCTGTTACAATTATCAATATGTTAATGAAGTTATATCCACAAATAGTGTCGAAATAAGTGATGAGCAGAAAATGGCTAATGCACCACAAGGTACTATGTCTATGGAAAACAACCGCAATGATCCATattctataaataattataatacaaataaaccgaaaaatattacaaaacTAGTTGTTGACAATAATATGTGTGCACAATATGTACCCCCATTATTGTATGATAATCGTGTTTTATCTTTAAGTGttaataaagataaaaaaatattatatgcagGATATGAAGATGCAATTGTTGTTTGGTCAATAACAACTGGATTGATCATTTCTTCGTTTCATGCACATTCAAATGGAGTgtactttttaaaatttatgtacAGCTCAGAATTATTACTATCAGGGGGAAATAGCggaaatttaaaaatttggaaaaatgatatagatAATTTTGAAGTATGGAAaccacaaaaaaattataaaacaaaatatacacaAGAAAATTATCgagaatataataaaaatagaaacaATGATAAGTTTGAACAAAATcaatttcattttgatgaaagtgataataatagtaattgTGGTTACTGTAGTACCCAAAGCGATTCAAGATCAATTGATAATCTTTTAGaggaaacaaataaaaaacatgaaTATAATGTATTCGATAcatcaaattataaaaaaaatatagttaattataatgcatcaacaaaagaaaatattatgaaatcATCTCaaagtaatattttttatgagcAAAGTACAAATTCGTTAAACGAATTAACTTCAGATGTTACTAATTTGgatatttgtataattacaaacaaaaatgaaaaaaaaaacattaacAACAATAGAGATAGTTATGATAAACAAGGGTTTACCGACCATTACTATAATACGGATATAAATAACTCtttaaaaatggataatttaaaatatgtttcaCAAAATGAACCTTCTTCATATGATTATATTTCTactgaaaataaaaataattatataacatcagaaaatgaaatcaaaaattataatatatattcgaGCCAATATGATCGTAATAATATGGAATACGATCATAATACTGATCTTCCAACTTTTGATCAAAATATCAATcctaaaaatagtataccATATAGCTCTAAACATGTAAGCACAAAGAACTATAActacaataataattattcccCAATTAAAAACAGTATACAGTTTGATAATACGGATTCAACTCTCTATATGgctaatataaatgaaaatgacgactcttataatttaaagaaGAATATAGTTCATGTCAGTGATGATGACGATGACTTAATTTCAGCTTTtagataa
- a CDS encoding serine/threonine protein kinase, putative, whose amino-acid sequence MHQCFFCNYLFKFVKRKKKKKKKINNQKNLDERDTTDIEDIYDIINVQNGTYCSALYHGTDTTNTPKDEGIEDKCPNVDRTKITIDHNYNTVAYQCNHNENKDDSNSSTTCTYNTDQNNICIPDNINQIEIFNEYIGKICNNDKRKKNYSSILLNIYNDKDKKPYLNRNVLRRIRNKHWNYSIDRQYLKFINYYRIKRIKKEIIQLIRFINLYLSSHYCKRAINSLICINKYANENIITDLIRRRKERKTLRKKNSTKNIFLENTNYSEINDTYSNIHMNHNFNGKNIFSYFKKSSKFISAFNNLYMLFISEMCKIEHTKKCVYSNPKIDNNKNKLIYLYIHFLKNCIKIINNLEMKRIKNRRQIQNEKNFSSHYSNINKYMKKEIFKGKYIRSVIYICNTYLQNIENTLFYNIAKLKEYYSFIKRCDINMNRNNCRVQCNKLSDELLYINNYNNKTEYSNSDRVIYLYINGGAINIKRSNLKKCGLNCFIKLKGDKFGHLFLEGGKNNEIKYNKEKTKDRKEIETVDKDNDIYYVADDLKIQHDDKLDKSNESMPSLGNIFRVNQKDTHKTTYISLSTQRDEQISTIKKIKEEKNIYKQRKYCNISGKNNIKNYGYNENGKSRKDKICKRILLTKSTKKYTYIKNKDNNTTRVKQIKSCSKIYSTKKENDKINDVEQNINTLNDGAGFCSININLKEVSKIEEAFKGRHTQNSNLVNERNGMETINSLDWNGFNEFQKNEKSQIFGNKDNLDNLNNEYNRYTNKNNYENRPINIFIDCLEKCEYIKNNFKFIELIKDNTINFLYKCYDIKNNKNVVIKCVNKEKQLSIMSYNTYTNIYKIIKKIDNENIIKIYDVLENQSHFFIIMELCEGTDLVDYVSNENIPFEKIKDIIFQLLSGISALHDNYIIHRDIKLDNLMFKDKNFEKLVIIDFDMSIYICANDQIYPCKGDCIYNSETKDTFYDNKFDENYMNMCDPDQSSAKNVGTSDNLNTGLSEKSKNSICKNNICKEGNNAATSNTFTDYANQGKHEKVDKIENQDSVKIKNSCLYKNEPDINTLGSNNTYTNKVIQNDKKGNNFNSWDISNSYDYIKNKNKTHNKKSTSLDYNYMRKVENNAFSTNTRNIEKPFISDEEKVVYNDLIIGTKEYMSPHCLKGMYSIKTDIYSVGVTIFLIIFKSFPYLFDEISINKWEEEIINKNKEIVIPFSFLFHNVNCTYFIKLMDLHLINNNIYFCNDSCLLDDNLREIAKIQGIKFDFDKIKINQKNIYLVEILRKTLSLDVCDQYSNVSQIMESSLFN is encoded by the coding sequence atgcatcaatgttttttttgcaattaccttttcaaatttgtaaagcggaaaaaaaaaaaaaaaaaaaaaataaataatcagAAAAATTTAGATGAAAGGGATACAACTGATATAGaagatatatatgatattattaatgTGCAAAATGGAACATATTGCAGTGCATTATATCACGGTACCGATACTACAAATACTCCAAAGGATGAGGGGATCGAAGATAAATGCCCAAATGTGGATAGGACTAAAATTACAATAGATCATAATTACAACACTGTGGCATATCAATGCAAccataatgaaaataaagatgatAGCAACAGTAGTACTACATGCACATATAATACTGATcagaataatatatgcatacctgataatataaaccaaatcgaaatatttaatgagTATATCGGCAAAATATGTAACAATGATAAacggaaaaaaaattattcttCTATACttcttaatatatataacgaTAAAGACAAAAAACCATATTTAAATCGGAACGTATTAAGAAGAATAAGAAACAAACATTGGAACTATTCTATAGATAgacaatatttaaaatttataaattattatagaataaaaagaattaaaaaagaaataatacaattaattcgttttataaatttgtatttgtCATCACATTATTGTAAAAGAGCAATTAACTCGTTAATTTGTATCAACAAATATGcgaatgaaaatattataacagATTTGAtaagaagaagaaaagaaagaaagacattaagaaaaaagaatagcacaaaaaatatttttttggaaaatacaaattatagcgaaataaatgatacatatagtaatatacatatgaatcataattttaatggtaaaaatatattttcatattttaaaaaatcatcaaaatttatttcagcttttaataatttgtatatgcTATTTATTAGTGAAATGTGTAAAATAGaacatacaaaaaaatgcgTTTACAGTAATCCAAAAATAGacaacaataaaaataagttgatctatttatacatacattttttaaaaaattgtattaaaataataaacaatttagaaatgaaaagaataaaaaatcgaagacaaatacaaaatgaaaaaaattttagtaGTCATTatagtaatataaataaatatatgaaaaaagaaatttttAAAGGTAAGTACATAAGAAgtgttatttatatttgtaatacatatttacaaaatatagaaaatacacttttttataatatagccaaactaaaagaatattatagctttattaaaaggtgtgatataaatatgaataggAATAATTGCAGAGTTCAATGCAATAAATTAAGTGACgaactattatatataaataattataacaataaaaCAGAATATTCCAATTCGGACCGagtaatttatttatatattaatggtGGTGCAATTAATATCAAAAGAagtaatttaaaaaaatgtggtTTGAActgttttataaaattaaagggTGATAAGTTTGGTCACCTTTTTTTAGAAGGAGGGaagaataatgaaataaaatataataaggaAAAAACGAAAGATCGCAAAGAAATAGAAACAGTAGATAAggataatgatatatattatgtagcAGATGATTTGAAAATACAACACGATGATAAACTTGATAAATCTAATGAAAGCATGCCTTCTTTGGGAAACATTTTTCGAGTTAATCAAAAAGATACCCATAAGACAACTTATATATCTTTAAGCACTCAAAGGGATGAGCAAATCAGtactattaaaaaaataaaagaagaaaaaaatatatataaacagagaaaatattgtaacatatcaggaaaaaataatatcaaaaattatggttataatgaaaatggaaaaagtcgaaaagataaaatatgtaaaagaatattattaacaaagAGTACCAagaaatatacatatataaaaaataaagataataatacaacccgagtaaaacaaataaaatcatgtagtaaaatttattctactaaaaaagaaaatgataaaattaatgacgttgaacaaaatattaatacttTAAATGATGGAGCAGGATTTTGtagtattaatataaatttaaaagaagTTTCTAAAATTGAAGAAGCTTTTAAGGGGCGACATACTCAGAACTCTAATTTAGTAAACGAAAGAAATGGCATGGAGACAATTAATAGCTTGGATTGGAACGGATTTAAtgaatttcaaaaaaatgaaaaatctcaaatatttggaaataaagataatttagacaatttgaataatgaatataatcgatatacaaacaaaaataattatgaaaatcgtcctattaatatatttatagattgtttagaaaaatgtgaatatataaaaaataattttaaatttatagaattaattaaagataatacaattaattttttatataaatgctatgatataaaaaataataaaaatgttgttataaaatgtgtaaataaagaaaaacagCTATCTATTATGAGTTATAAcacatatacaaatatatacaagattattaaaaaaattgataatgaaaatataataaaaatttatgacGTTTTAGAAAATCAgtcacatttttttattattatggaATTATGTGAAGGTACAGATTTAGTCGATTATGtatcaaatgaaaatataccatttgaaaaaattaaagatataatttttcaattattaAGTGGAATTAGTGCACTAcatgataattatattattcaccgagatattaaattagataatttaatgtttaaagataaaaattttgaaaaattagtTATCATTGATTTTGATAtgagtatatatatttgtgcTAACGATCAGATCTATCCTTGTAAGGGCGATTGTATTTACAATAGTGAGACAAAGGACACTTTTTATGACAACAAAtttgatgaaaattatatgaatatgtgTGACCCTGATCAGTCATCTGCAAAAAATGTTGGTACTTCTGATAATCTCAATACCGGTTTATCAGAAAAAAGTAAGAATAGCATTtgtaaaaacaatatttgtAAAGAAGGAAACAATGCAGCTACTTCCAATACATTTACAGATTATGCAAATCAGGGGAAACATGAGAAGGTAGATAAAATCGAAAATCAGGATTCTGTGAAGATTAAAAATTCAtgcttatataaaaatgaaccAGATATAAATACCTTAGGCtcaaataatacatatacaaataaagttatacaaaatgataaaaaaggtaacaattttaattcatgggatatttcaaattcttatgattatattaaaaataaaaataaaactcaTAATAAGAAAAGTACTTCACTAGATTACAACTATATGCGAAAAGTTGAAAATAATGCTTTTTCTACAAATACAAGAAATATTGAAAAGCCATTTATTAgtgatgaagaaaaagtTGTATATAACGATTTGATTATTGGAACTAAAGAATATATGTCTCCGCATTGCCTCAAGGGTATGTATAGTATTAAGACAGATATATATAGTGTAGGagtaacaatttttttaataatttttaaaagttttccatatttatttgacgAAATTTCGATAAATAAATGGGAAgaagaaataattaataaaaacaagGAAATAGTTATACCATTTTCCTTTCTATTTCACAATGTTAATTGtacttattttataaaattgatgGATTtgcatttaataaataataatatatatttttgcaaTGATAGTTGCTTATTAGATGATAATTTAAGAGAAATAGCCAAAATACAGGGAATTAAATTcgattttgataaaattaagataaaccaaaaaaatatttatcttGTTGAAATATTAAGGAAGACATTATCCCTTGATGTTTGTGATCAATATAGTAATGTGTCTCAAATTATGGAAAGctctttatttaattag